A part of Cannabis sativa cultivar Pink pepper isolate KNU-18-1 chromosome 6, ASM2916894v1, whole genome shotgun sequence genomic DNA contains:
- the LOC133038911 gene encoding uncharacterized protein LOC133038911: protein MEIPNNQNGLKIEYHHGVCLARNPKTGVIEHHLPIPQAENVFGNFFYYDPRTRETKFVINSEKGYEIIKLGDQNWRPLQPDFRKGQRVLMFKDKDREKLLFFYAVRTPQQQGTSDLEISCFDLSTEEYENLRNFPRNIFCDVTKLIPFYWKSDPAIGELSKEDGLRVLIMKNDYSWNEQVIEISSAFLNLHLITMKFLPIHFVKGVLRFQCNDNQDYYFFYNIRTGSVTGYSKEFVI, encoded by the coding sequence atggagattccaaacaaccaAAATGGCTTGAAAATAGAGTATCATCATGGTGTGTGCCTTGCTCGAAACCCGAAAACCGGAGTAATAGAACACCATCTTCCTATTCCTCAAGCTGAAAACGTTTTCggaaatttcttttattatgATCCCCGCACCCGTGAAACTAAATTTGTCATCAATTCTGAAAAGGGTTACGAGATTATCAAACTTGGTGACCAAAATTGGAGACCTCTACAACCCGATTTCCGAAAAGGCCAACGCGTACTCATGTTCAAAGACAAAGATAGGGAGAAATTACTCTTCTTTTACGCTGTTCGAACTCCACAACAACAAGgtacttctgatttagagattaGTTGTTTTGATCTAAGTACTGAGGAATATGAGAACTTGAGAAATTTTCCAAGAAATATTTTCTGTGATGTAACCAAGCTCATTCCTTTCTACTGGAAATCTGATCCTGCTATTGGTGAATTGAGTAAGGAAGATGGGCTTAGGGTTTTGATAATGAAGAATGATTATAGTTGGAATGAACAAGTGATAGAGATCTCCTCAGCTTTCTTAAATTTACATTTGATTACAATGAAGTTTTTGCCTATTCATTTTGTGAAGGGTGTACTTAGGTTTCAATGCAATGATAATCAAGACTATTATTTCTTTTACAACATACGAACTGGCTCTGTTACCGGATATAGTAAAGAATTTGTAATATGA